A region from the Melioribacter roseus P3M-2 genome encodes:
- the moaC gene encoding cyclic pyranopterin monophosphate synthase MoaC — translation MKKKLSHVDGNGKANMVDVSGKEINIRTAEAYAEVNVSEEVFDAVKNNEVSKGDVLSIAKFAGIQAAKKTSELIPLCHNIFISKIDVELKLNRKKKTIEIKSFAKTNAQTGIEMEALTAVSIAALTVYDMCKAIDKSTVIGEIKLLSKTGGKSGKFIRGK, via the coding sequence ATGAAAAAGAAATTATCGCATGTTGACGGCAATGGCAAAGCTAATATGGTGGACGTTTCCGGCAAAGAAATTAATATTAGAACCGCCGAAGCGTACGCCGAAGTAAACGTGTCGGAAGAGGTTTTTGATGCGGTTAAAAACAATGAAGTGTCAAAAGGCGACGTTCTTTCGATCGCCAAATTCGCGGGCATTCAAGCTGCCAAAAAAACAAGCGAATTGATCCCGCTTTGCCACAATATTTTCATATCTAAAATCGACGTGGAATTAAAATTAAACCGCAAAAAGAAAACGATCGAAATAAAATCGTTCGCAAAGACAAACGCTCAAACGGGTATAGAAATGGAAGCGCTGACAGCCGTGTCAATTGCGGCGCTTACCGTCTACGATATGTGTAAAGCGATCGACAAATCTACGGTCATCGGCGAAATTAAATTATTGAGTAAAACCGGAGGTAAAAGTGGAAAATTTATTAGGGGTAAATAG
- a CDS encoding MOSC domain-containing protein codes for MIENYGIEGDIHAGDWHRQVSFLALESIDVMRKKGLSRLRPGAFAENITTEFIELPKLEIGTRIKIGKEAILEITQIGKECHSKCAIFVKAGDCIMPREGIFAKVIRGGEIFEGDRIKIM; via the coding sequence TTGATTGAAAATTACGGCATCGAAGGAGATATTCATGCGGGCGACTGGCACCGGCAGGTAAGTTTTCTTGCGCTCGAAAGTATCGACGTGATGAGAAAAAAAGGACTTTCCCGCCTTCGACCGGGAGCTTTTGCTGAAAATATTACGACCGAATTTATCGAACTGCCAAAGCTTGAAATAGGAACGCGTATTAAAATTGGGAAAGAAGCAATACTCGAAATTACTCAGATTGGAAAAGAGTGCCACAGTAAATGCGCAATCTTTGTGAAAGCGGGAGACTGCATTATGCCGCGCGAAGGCATCTTTGCAAAGGTAATACGAGGCGGCGAAATATTCGAAGGCGACAGAATAAAAATTATGTGA
- the moaA gene encoding GTP 3',8-cyclase MoaA, producing the protein MKLTDKFGRIHDYVRISLIDKCYFNCIYCNPSNSPARYDTNKSILSYEELYRLIRILVRNLEVKKIRFTGGEPLIRKNVINFFEMIYPLKKQYGFEIGITTNGARLSDKIESLKNFGVDKLNISLDTLNRNKFIAITGKDYFVQTLSAIEKATGLNFKSVKVNVVVIKNINDEELTDFVEYFKSHPVTLRFIEYMPFAGNQWDDSKFFSWNGMKTQIEKKYSLKEIDGDGKVSKDFLVEGENLKLGFISSISDHFCDGCNRLRITATGKIKNCLFANPSELSLKSLLMDESITDETIVEFIRNTLKSKWIKHPSAKELAELNQNNMMSIGG; encoded by the coding sequence ATGAAACTGACAGATAAATTCGGAAGAATTCACGATTACGTGCGTATATCGTTGATTGATAAGTGCTATTTCAATTGTATTTATTGCAATCCTTCTAACTCGCCGGCGCGCTACGATACAAACAAGTCCATTCTTTCTTATGAGGAATTATATCGTTTAATACGCATACTCGTCAGAAATCTGGAAGTAAAGAAAATTCGCTTCACAGGCGGCGAACCGCTCATTAGAAAAAATGTAATTAATTTTTTTGAAATGATTTATCCATTAAAAAAACAATACGGATTCGAAATCGGAATTACAACAAACGGCGCTCGACTGTCCGACAAAATCGAATCGCTCAAAAACTTCGGGGTCGATAAGCTCAATATCAGTCTTGATACTCTTAATAGAAACAAATTTATTGCAATCACGGGGAAAGACTACTTTGTTCAGACGCTCTCGGCAATCGAAAAAGCAACCGGACTAAATTTCAAATCCGTTAAAGTGAATGTAGTTGTCATTAAAAATATTAACGATGAAGAGCTGACAGACTTTGTTGAATACTTCAAATCCCATCCCGTTACGCTTCGTTTTATTGAGTATATGCCGTTCGCGGGAAATCAATGGGACGATTCCAAATTCTTTAGCTGGAACGGGATGAAAACGCAAATCGAAAAAAAATATTCCCTTAAAGAAATAGACGGCGACGGAAAAGTATCCAAAGATTTTTTGGTGGAAGGAGAAAACTTAAAACTCGGATTTATTAGTTCAATCTCGGATCATTTCTGCGACGGCTGTAACCGTTTGCGTATTACGGCAACGGGAAAAATTAAAAATTGTCTGTTCGCAAATCCGTCCGAATTAAGTTTAAAATCTTTATTAATGGACGAATCGATAACCGATGAAACAATCGTTGAATTTATCCGGAATACATTGAAATCGAAATGGATAAAACATCCGAGCGCGAAAGAATTGGCGGAATTAAATCAAAACAATATGATGAGCATAGGCGGATGA